In a single window of the Pseudodesulfovibrio profundus genome:
- a CDS encoding amidohydrolase, with translation MHERFILTNAVVISMDANETRYDCVGVDNGRIAALGSHADLAHLIHAGWDAYDMQGQTILPGFIDTHQHLGLTGQVLNGIDLRDTDCLETVYDRVSQRASTTAADAWVLGYSMNELNLREARVPLKEELDAASPDRPVMLVHASWHLCMLNSLALDLLDLPPDLPGMDIGPNGPTGVVRDPGALSHVFPMVNNLTPERVRLAGYEAACHAALKQGITSMHCLEGGEFGPGGTRVVVANQNRFPVHTIVWNQVMDIEETVELGLPRIGGCICADGAMSAQTAAVLEPYSHDPDNYGSLNFTQKQMDDFILHSHRAGLQVAIHCEMDGAVEQVLTAMERAIAAHPRDNHRHRIEHCEIPTEDQMNRMAAAGIIASMQPSFLPYLVVWDDYIRWFGPERMQRIQPYRTMLDKGIVMCGGSDGPITPYSPLKGVQSAVLHPVPEQALTVTEALRMFTSDAAYSGFDETERGSIEVGKVADLVVLAADPTAVAPETIADIYISQVYVAGEPAIKESPAQDNVEPAA, from the coding sequence ATGCACGAACGATTCATTCTGACCAATGCGGTTGTCATCTCCATGGACGCAAACGAAACGCGGTATGACTGCGTGGGCGTGGATAACGGTCGCATCGCTGCGCTCGGCTCCCATGCGGATCTCGCCCATCTCATCCACGCGGGCTGGGATGCCTACGACATGCAGGGACAAACCATCCTTCCCGGCTTCATCGATACTCACCAGCACCTCGGGCTGACCGGTCAAGTGCTCAACGGCATTGATCTGCGCGATACGGATTGTCTGGAAACCGTTTACGACAGGGTAAGCCAGCGTGCGAGCACCACTGCAGCTGATGCGTGGGTGCTCGGGTATTCCATGAATGAACTCAACCTGCGTGAGGCGCGGGTTCCGCTCAAGGAAGAACTGGATGCAGCCAGCCCGGATCGGCCGGTCATGCTCGTGCACGCTTCATGGCATTTATGCATGCTCAACAGCCTCGCCCTTGACCTGCTCGACCTGCCACCCGACTTACCCGGCATGGATATCGGGCCAAATGGTCCCACCGGTGTCGTGCGTGATCCCGGTGCACTCAGCCATGTCTTTCCCATGGTCAACAACCTGACCCCCGAGCGGGTACGATTGGCCGGGTACGAAGCAGCCTGTCACGCCGCACTCAAGCAGGGCATCACCTCCATGCACTGTCTGGAGGGTGGGGAATTCGGCCCGGGCGGCACACGGGTTGTAGTAGCCAACCAGAACCGTTTCCCGGTGCATACCATTGTCTGGAATCAGGTCATGGACATTGAAGAGACAGTGGAACTCGGCCTGCCGCGCATTGGCGGATGCATCTGCGCCGATGGAGCCATGAGCGCTCAAACTGCTGCGGTATTAGAGCCGTATTCCCATGATCCAGACAATTATGGATCACTGAATTTCACACAGAAGCAGATGGATGACTTCATCCTCCACTCCCACCGGGCAGGCTTGCAGGTTGCCATTCACTGCGAGATGGACGGCGCGGTCGAACAGGTACTGACGGCCATGGAACGGGCCATTGCCGCCCATCCCCGCGACAACCACCGGCACCGCATCGAGCACTGCGAAATCCCCACCGAGGATCAGATGAACAGGATGGCAGCCGCAGGTATTATTGCCTCCATGCAACCTTCCTTTCTCCCGTACCTCGTGGTCTGGGACGATTACATTCGGTGGTTTGGGCCGGAGCGCATGCAGCGGATTCAGCCGTACCGAACCATGCTCGACAAGGGCATAGTCATGTGTGGCGGCTCCGACGGCCCCATCACTCCGTACAGCCCGCTCAAAGGCGTACAGTCTGCCGTACTCCACCCCGTGCCGGAACAGGCGCTCACGGTAACCGAGGCGTTGCGGATGTTCACCAGCGATGCAGCGTACAGTGGCTTCGATGAAACCGAGCGTGGCAGCATCGAGGTCGGCAAGGTTGCCGATCTGGTGGTGCTGGCAGCAGACCCCACTGCCGTAGCGCCCGAGACCATTGCCGATATCTACATTTCCCAAGTGTATGTTGCTGGAGAGCCCGCTATCAAGGAATCGCCTGCACAGGACAATGTGGAACCGGCCGCCTGA